In a single window of the Daphnia carinata strain CSIRO-1 chromosome 4, CSIRO_AGI_Dcar_HiC_V3, whole genome shotgun sequence genome:
- the LOC130687732 gene encoding WD repeat-containing protein 43-like, which produces MAARSQETAFSQNGQYFANVSNDGRLKIWECESGRAKQEFIPTSHLSAACTCLVWAPSKQPEQNVNLSKKKRKSNGEEATGMAGSDIIALGTASGNILLYSLNRAELVHQLKGGHAGKIRSLCWNHDGSSLFSASSEKKIVEWDAVEGVIKCQWKVDKSPVFRMCMLQDDSTLVTAGRSIQCWNVESRSVIATFTGHTTDVAHLLPVYSPGAKGGYFLTAADADRCISAWRFVGEEKNGQSQASFTLQDDPLNFTVSTPISDKDPVVLAAVTVTGILHVFEHHLNGRSKKPLQPIVKIHIGSDVAGTARPLPVLSAYACGDADGNCVIVYGSLVRPGFEKMCYRTQDGMAYIVRRDPSSVDHSKSDVTSSALKLRTPILPADVKTLAPEYMVPMTASSEVGVVAGRKRRTQNSESNSGLVSAKDSLPMEQRLSALNLDKAVDAVAPPQADNMAQLLLQGLHSRDPKILQSVLDRGDVQIIGNTIRRIPVQAILPLILELTRMMQFRGHPNYSYAKWLRSLLEHHAGYLTSCPDLASVLTPLLALMTARTSLFPKLSQLRGRLHLMLGELEHRSEKEDATTTELPATALLVYREESSDEASEEGDWPLQSGSESEDQWDELSDYGESMDVNETKDDSDQETDEEENEELDEEAEEASDSDGDSVVENGLSD; this is translated from the exons ATGGCGGCTCGTTCACAAGAAACTGCGTTTTCTCAAAACGGACAGTACTTTGCCAATGTTAGCAATGACGGCCGATTGAAAATTTGGGAGTGCGAATCTGGAAGAGCTAAGCAAGAATTCATCCCCACGTCGCACTTATCAGCCGCTTGCACGTGTCTCGTCTGGGCACCCTCTAAACAGCCGGAACAG AATGTAAACCTgagtaaaaagaaacgtaaatcTAATGGAGAAGAGGCAACAGGAATGGCTGGGAGTGATATTATTGCTCTTGGTACAGCTTCAGGGAACATTCTTCTGTACAGTCTTAATAGGGCAGAATTGGTACACCAACTGAAAGGTGGGCATGCAGGGAAAATACGGTCCCTGTGCTGGAATCATGATGGTTCATCCCTTTTTAGTGcttcatcagaaaaaaaaatcgtcgaATGGGACGCAGTGGAAGGTGTTATCAAGTG tcaATGGAAAGTGGACAAGAGCCCCGTTTTCCGAATGTGTATGCTACAGGATGATAGCACTTTGGTGACGGCTGGTCGCTCCATTCAATGTTGGAACGTAGAGAGCCGCTCAGTAATAGCGACATTTACAGGACACACAACGGATGTTGCCCATCTGTTACCCGTTTATTCACCTGGCGCGAAAGGTGGATACTTCCTTACCGCTGCCGACGCAGATCGTTGTATTAGTGCATG GAGATTTGTTggcgaagagaaaaatggaCAATCCCAAGCTTCGTTTACATTGCAAGACGACCCATTAAACTTCACCGTCTCGACGCCCATTTCCGACAAGGACCCTGTCGTCTTGGCGGCAGTAACGGTTACAGGGATCTTACATGTCTTTGAACACCATTTAAATGG aCGATCCAAAAAACCATTACAACCAATTGTAAAGATCCACATCGGAAGCGATGTAGCTGGCACTGCAAGACCGCTCCCCGTTTTATCTGCATACGCATGTGGTGATGCAGATGGAAACTGTGTCATTGTGTACGGATCACTCGTTCGACCAGGGTTTGAAAAAATG TGTTACCGTACTCAAGATGGGATGGCTTACATTGTTCGAAGAGATCCGTCGTCTGTGGATCACTCCAAGTCCGATGTAACATCATCTGCTTTAAAGTTAAGGACGCCCATATTGCCTGCCGACGTGAAAACCTTAGCTCCCGAATATATGGTACCGATGACTGCATCGTCTGAGGTTGGAGTCGTCGCTGGAAGGAAACGAAGAACGCAAAATTCTGAATCAAATTCTGGTTTAGTATCGGCAAAGGATTCGCTTCCCATGGAGCAGAGGCTGTCGGCATTGAATCTTGATAAGGCTGTTGACGCCGTTGCCCCGCCACAGGCAGACAATATGGCCCAACTCCTTCTTCAG GGATTGCACAGTAGGGACCCAAAAATTTTGCAGAGTGTGCTGGATAGAGGTGATGTTCAGATTATAGGAAATACGATTCGAAGGATTCCCGTACAAGCCATATTGCCACTCATTCTAGAATTAACGCGAATGATGCAATTTAGAGGACATCCCAACTATTCATACGCCAA ATGGCTGCGATCATTACTGGAACACCATGCTGGATATCTGACATCTTGTCCGGATTTAGCATCGGTTTTGACGCCTCTTTTGGCTCTAATGACTGCTCGGACTTCGCTTTTTCCTAAGCTTTCGCAATTACGCGGTCGGCTGCATTTGATGTTAGGGGAGTTGGAACATCGaagtgaaaaagaagatgcCACAACAACCGAATTACCCGCAACAGCCCTTCTTGTTTATAGAGAAG AATCATCTGATGAAGCAAGTGAGGAAGGAGATTGGCCACTTCAATCTGGTTCTGAATCAGAGGATCAGTGGGATGAATTGTCTGATTATGGTGAAAGTATGGACGTGAATGAGACAAAAGACGACAGTGATCAAGAAACTGACgaggaagaaaacgaagaactAGACGAGGAGGCAGAAGAAGCTTCAGATAGCGACGGCGATAGTGTCGTTGAAAACGGCCTGTCAGATTGA